CCATTTTAGCTGCTTGTGTTTCTCTGCATTTTCAGGATTTATAATAGGCTATAGTTATACACCTGTTTTGCTTGTATGCCTTCACTCACTTCTATGATATTTCTCTGCTATGATTCATCCATCATCCTGTATTGCTTTTGACAAGGGTACATGACCAGCAGAAATTGAGAAGACCACTAAGATTTGACGTTCCTGTTGTGTGTATAATTCTTATTTCTGCGAAAATAACACTACTGCAAAAAGCAAACCACAATGTTCATGCAGagaaacaaaatgaacaaaagtTCAGCAATACAAATgggtttaaaaaactaaacaaatagcaaaatacaaataaaatgaatcaTAAAATGTTAGATCCAAGATGAATGAGAATTGTTAACATGCATGTTCCAAGCACGAGTTCACTTGTCTTCTGAAAACTCTGTGGAGATGAGAAAGTGAGAATTTGCTGTTGTAATTTTCTGTGTTCTTCCCTGTTTTGCTGGCCCAGATCCTAGTCTGGCATGTATGGATGGAGGTGGTCCTCAATACTTCCCATCCCCCACTGGGTCAGCTGGTCCTGTGGCAGGTACAGGCAGATGCTGCATAACTTGAAAACTGTGGCCTTGTTTTTTGGAGTCTGTGAGGCAAAAACAGAAGACAGCCTTACCTACTATTGgtacaacaaaacaaatgtggCACACAGGACTTTGGGCCCAAGCACTATCATATAATTGGGGAAAATGGCTTTTATGGAGGACTATTTTAATATGAAGAAATAGATCAACAAggcttttatactttttactGAAGACATTTCACCCTTCAATACAATGATATCGTATTGTACTGCAAGGCCAAAATATGAAACCAAAGTAACTGCACAGAACATATGTATAAACCCATGTGCCTATTAGAGCTAAATACATCTCCCAAGTAATAACATACAAAACAGAAATCATATGAGCTGGTCAGAAAAATAATCAATTTCTGTATTTTATCAAAACTGGATCACTTGCTCTCCCCTTATATCCAAGCATGCAGTGGTTCCATTGATGTGACCTCTACACCAAGAGTCCCCCATTACAAAAATACTTTGAGGGAACAAAAGTAGTGAGGGAAATTTCAAGGAAACATCCCATGCAAAACTGCAATAGTGCTTGCAATACCTATGCTGTAGGCACAAACTGAATAAGCTGAACTAAATCTTTGGTGAGGGAGGCATCCTTTATGTAAATCATTAATTTCATATTGGGAATGCTCTATTTAGTTGTGTTGGGGGTTATCCGTTTACCTGCAAGTGCTGTCTGTCGATAAAGAGGAACAGCGAATGGCTAGGGTTGTTCATGACAATTCCTGCCTTGTCCTTCCGGCTTAGTGCATGCAGAAACTGCTTTTCATAGTCTCCATGATGAAATTCAAACTTGGCctatgaaataaaatacataaaataaaaaaataaataaataaaataaaaagtccaaaagtaaaattctaaaaagttttaaaaaaataataaataaaataaaaagaaagaaaaatcaagCATCAAAATCTGTAAAACTACAATTTAAAAAGGTGGGGTgcaatgatttttctttttttttcagaattcacttGTATGGTACTGTTGGTAGGTCAATAAAACTATCTGTGTAGTTTTAAGGTATAGGTTTTAACGCCAAGTGTATAAAAAACTACTCTGAAGTTGACACCTCTATGAAAAGTCAAGCTCACTCGAAGCTGCGGCTAACTTATGTGTGACATCACACcaagacaagctcgccaccccgccctcTCACCAAAACCCAGGGTTCTCCTCAGAAATTGTGTACAGCTGGGCGGCAGAACATTCTAGCCAGGAGtacttttaatggaaaaataaacttgccttaccttaaatatataatacgacaaagaatttgaataatgtgttgtctttcattgactatctggttgctctttcctatgttctacattttctttttcattacttattatggtaaattaccgtgtttatttaggcactctacaatTTGACTGGGTAAAGAGaacgtaggtttattggagttcacaaaaaaatataaaactgtaaccttttcacttcctttttagcttaattattgagcttattgcttcatttaaattgttttctttatgttaagttttcagggcattttgttaatgcatgtctattttagttttttgctgttctacattttttgaatgcaactgttcattaaccatttttttttacacaacagtactcacacaccattcgtcaccatcataactgttgcatgaaaccagagtgtaataatacccgaaaataatcttaatatttttaaagacattttagcctctcaaagtgcttaacacagaaaacccgccccttcaacacCGACTGGTTAAATGTTGTGGTGTCAAGACGCAACACAGTTGTCATGTGGTTCCAGGATTTTGACCCAAAAACGTGCAAGTGGTCAAGTCTGCTAGAAGAGCAATCAacccttattgttaaaggcacagtagcatctgcaaagcacaacgcacccaggggagagacaccatggtaaataggtgtgTAATATGGTTGCTCCAACACAGCAGGGCCATTGGTATCTCTCCACAAGTTTCCTAAAGAGCTGGTATGATGCTGGCAATGGGTGGAGTTCGTGAGGAGGACCAAGGATTGGGATGCTAAGCCCAACAGCAGCTGCATCTGCAGCACCCACTTTACCAAAGACAGCTTTATTAATTTAATGATGTTCAAGACGGGTGCTGTTAAAGCTACATTAAATAAGGGTGCAGTTCCATCCATTTATCCGGATGGTACCTGCAGGACAGCAGCATCATCTCctagtaaaaaaaagtaaaatctgtaTAAAGTGACGCGATTATATAGCCAACATCCTCccatgtacattattaataaataatgtgataaaatgaTCACGTTATGTCACGTTCTCGTATACATCATGTGAAGTCTCTCGATTTTGTCGGGACACTCCCACGTAAGATCTTCTGCCTCCGGATTATTTAGATTGCCAATCTTAAACttcaactttatttattattattttccccatTTGACCTGCGAAAATGTCTTGGGCTACTTTATGATGTTCATGTAGGCTATATCAGATTCTAATAGGCTACAAGTTAAGAATAaagttatttactgtatatataagaaTTATATTGATTTGTATGGAGAAAGTTTTGCAGTAAGTCTGAAAAAGGAGACCTCTGGTTCTCGTGTTTTCATAAGTTGACAGgtattactgtacttgttttgcatgttaaattgCGGCTGATCTGTTGCCACGGAGATTCGACACACTGTCTATTGCTcggcttttaaccctttgcggtcctatgttggaccaggtccgacattacaattattccttgacgtcatcaaaaagacgtcaagcacaggtctctagtcgttttttctccggaaaaagctgagaaaaccctCCAATGGCCTAGTGAGACCGGTAGAAGccggggacaaaaaaaaaaaaataggggagGAGTCGGATCTGAGCAACAcacagtcccttcaccacagTCTAAACagacaagatagctgcttccagcgctcaaagaatatcagagaTTTGCCAAGCTTTTGAGATGtgatagtaataaaataatgatttggatagcctgacaggtgctgaataaatggaccgcaaagggttaaaaagccTACAGTGAAGAAACGAGAGACTGGCTATTTTGTACAGAGTTCCTGAGCTGGGAGAAAGCacctttttttgttctttgtgtctCAAAAACAGACGGtctgtattcttttttgtttatttgtttatgtttaaagggTGTCAGCCGACCGAGTGACTAAGTACCTTTGCAGCGAGGCATAGCCTGCATAGACAGTGAAGGTtatcaggttgtgtgtgtgtgtgacgctgtgtAATTGACTGTACTATTCTGTAAAGTCTGGTGTTACCTCAAGTAAATCCCTGTCACTATTGAACatcttattatataaaaaaatgtaacaataactAAAACTTTCAGAATACTCCAGGGTCTACATCTTGTTCTGACTGTGAACCTGAACAATAAAACTCAATTTTTTTTGCTATCCACCTCcttgttgttttgtatacttCCTGTCAGTCACTGATGTTCTGCCCAGTTAAATACCTGTGAGGGAGATAATTAGAGGTCCTTCACCTATATTGAGGGTGGCGTAGTCGAAACATACAATTGATAATTTAACCtcttgtttgattaataactaaATTCCAGTAACGAGCTACAGCAGGGATGCAACAATCAAGtgatattcttcaaaataaattcatCGTCTGAATAAGGATGCTTGGCACAAGCTTTTCATTAAAAGCAGGCGTAAAAATACtgacaaaacaaattcaaaattaaaaaacctgaaaactgacacacaaaaaaaaacctgtcatgtGCTACTCAACCATCAACAGACTACAACAAACCACGGAAGAGAGAGAAGTGCAAATGTAAacaagctttttttgtttgtttttttttttttaaaaacattgtgaAGCCAATATAAATGAAGCATAAGACCAACATTTCTGATCTGTTTGATTTAAGATGCCAAAACATCCGAATCAGTAACATCGCTTTCACGTCTGTCCTCCATCTACTGCATTTGTTTAAAACACAGTCTCAAAGGTTTCTGAAAAAGGTGTAACCACAAATTAgcctttttttccccactttataAGTAACGAATGTGAATTAAACTTTCAGGACATGTATAGAAAGTTTAGCTGCACTCAACAATCACTTCATGTCATTGCACCTCACCTTTAACAAGACATCTCAGGAAtgtctaaaaataaaaactaaattaaattcaATTGTATAGATCCTAATAGTCTAGAATACTAGACTTACCGGTTGTGTAGGACCATAATTGATAGATTTAGTGTACTCTATATTGGAGATGTTTATTCTAATTAAGGTCTCCACAGAAGAGGATCATCTGGCATTGATTGATTGGGATAATTTACCATTCCAGGTAAAAATGCATGTTCACCAGACAGTAAGAAACATAGCAATCAACACACATTCAAGATGTTTCTTTCATTGTtccacttggaatggtaaataagcccaatcaacaccactgACACTCCCCTGGGTGTCAGAACTTCAATCTGAAGAACAGACTAATCTTTCGTGCAGCTCTGCTCTGTAGAGTGCATTTATATGTTTGGAACAGGGTTAAAGTGACAGGCGGGGTATGGCAACAAGAAACCAACCAATATATTATGGTCTTTAccaaaaacctggactgaaagCAGAAGTACCTGAACAGGCCTAAAGGGCTCATCATCAGATCCCTTCCACCTGGAGAACAGGAGACAGACTATTTTCTCTATATCATTGCGAGGCCAAAGGATGAAGTCCATCTCCTGGGTGCAACCTATGACATCCTATAACAGAGAAACAATTGTATTATGAATTAAGTTGAATGTGCCATTAAATGTAgcctttttattctttattaatgACAAAATACCAACTTACTTGCAAGTACCTTATACATTAATTGCTATTTTGTCAATAAagacacagattattattattttatccttGGGATTTCCCTGAAATACAGCACTACAACATTCCACTAAAatcagggatctccaaccctAGTCCCGTAGAGCCCAATCCTtaaggttttataggtgtctttacatcatcagtggctaaagatctggaatacctgttaatcttgactaattaagccaataattggtgcaattaagt
The Acipenser ruthenus chromosome 3, fAciRut3.2 maternal haplotype, whole genome shotgun sequence genome window above contains:
- the LOC117394911 gene encoding uncharacterized protein C6orf62 homolog isoform X1 produces the protein MGDPNSRKKQTMNRLRAQLRKKKESLADHFDFKIYIAFVFKDKKKNTALFEVAEVVPVMTNNYEENILKGVRDCSYSLESSLELLQKDVVQLHAPRYQSMRRDVIGCTQEMDFILWPRNDIEKIVCLLFSRWKGSDDEPFRPVQAKFEFHHGDYEKQFLHALSRKDKAGIVMNNPSHSLFLFIDRQHLQTPKNKATVFKLCSICLYLPQDQLTQWGMGSIEDHLHPYMPD